One segment of Anaeromusa acidaminophila DSM 3853 DNA contains the following:
- a CDS encoding TIGR00730 family Rossman fold protein, producing MNKVICVYSSSSRTIDPVYFDAAHHLGREIAAKGDRFLFGGGITGLMGACAKAVHEHQGQVIGVIPEALNLEGVVYDKCDELVVTKCMRERKAAMDERSDAFIALPGGYGTMEEVLEIITLKQLRYHDKPIVILNINNFYDKLLEQFETAIDQQFAKTVCNELYFVTEEISAALQYIDAYESPVFAERWLTDVK from the coding sequence ATGAACAAAGTAATTTGCGTCTATAGCTCTTCCAGCAGAACGATTGATCCGGTGTATTTTGACGCGGCGCATCATTTGGGACGGGAAATCGCAGCGAAGGGAGACCGGTTTCTTTTTGGCGGCGGCATTACTGGTTTGATGGGCGCTTGCGCCAAGGCAGTGCATGAGCACCAGGGACAGGTGATTGGCGTCATTCCGGAAGCCTTAAACTTGGAAGGCGTTGTCTATGACAAATGCGACGAACTGGTGGTAACCAAATGCATGCGCGAGCGCAAGGCTGCTATGGACGAGCGGTCCGATGCGTTTATTGCGCTGCCCGGAGGATACGGAACCATGGAAGAGGTTCTGGAAATCATTACGCTTAAGCAATTGCGCTATCACGATAAGCCCATTGTCATTTTGAACATCAATAACTTTTACGATAAGTTGTTGGAGCAGTTTGAGACAGCGATTGACCAGCAATTTGCCAAAACGGTCTGTAATGAATTGTATTTTGTGACAGAAGAAATTTCGGCGGCGCTGCAGTATATTGACGCCT
- a CDS encoding radical SAM protein has product MKVVQKRLSCDQSEKYLVSLADGHTVETLYMVDEERRLTFNSTVCISSQVGCHMGCRFCATGRQGFIRNLTAQEIVGQVELCNRTRKNAKRTPLEAVVFAGMGEPLRNYGQVKAAIWELRSRWGLRQFELATVGIVPQIYELLEDFQGSDISIRLNLSLHASTDVQRRQIIPMTQEYGVEEIIQAAAVYAAAFNTKARIRYMLFHGFNNTADDAVRLTTLLQGKPLKLILSQYNENNIEGLTPANRLEVLDFYNTMKTAVEAEIFHNFGSDIQGGCGQLKQTAAV; this is encoded by the coding sequence ATGAAAGTAGTACAAAAACGGCTTAGTTGTGATCAGTCGGAAAAATATCTTGTAAGTTTGGCAGACGGTCATACCGTCGAAACGCTTTATATGGTGGATGAAGAACGGAGACTGACCTTTAACAGCACTGTCTGTATATCTTCGCAGGTAGGCTGTCACATGGGCTGTCGCTTTTGCGCCACAGGCAGGCAGGGGTTTATTCGCAACCTGACGGCCCAAGAGATTGTCGGCCAGGTAGAGCTTTGTAATCGAACTCGTAAAAATGCCAAGCGAACGCCGTTGGAAGCAGTGGTGTTTGCCGGTATGGGCGAGCCACTGCGCAATTATGGACAAGTCAAGGCGGCCATTTGGGAGCTACGCTCCCGCTGGGGGCTGCGGCAGTTTGAATTAGCTACGGTGGGGATTGTGCCGCAGATCTATGAATTGCTCGAGGATTTTCAAGGCAGTGATATCTCCATTCGCTTGAATCTTTCGTTGCATGCTTCGACCGATGTGCAGCGCAGGCAGATTATTCCCATGACGCAGGAATACGGCGTTGAGGAGATTATTCAGGCGGCTGCGGTTTATGCGGCTGCCTTTAACACGAAAGCGCGCATACGGTATATGCTGTTTCATGGTTTCAACAACACTGCAGACGATGCGGTTCGCTTAACAACGCTTTTGCAGGGGAAACCGTTGAAATTGATTCTTTCACAGTATAACGAAAACAATATAGAGGGATTGACCCCTGCGAATCGCTTGGAGGTTTTGGATTTTTATAATACAATGAAGACAGCGGTGGAGGCGGAGATTTTCCATAATTTTGGCAGCGATATTCAAGGCGGCTGCGGACAATTGAAGCAAACCGCGGCGGTATAA